The genomic DNA TGGTGGAGAAGGGCGCGAGGTAGAACGCCATGGTGCGCCCGTTCTTTTCGGCTACGATCGCCGGCTTGGTGCGCGAGCAATAAACATACCCGTTCTCCTCGCTGAGCTCCCTGCGTCCGGATGAACTCGCGTGAAAGGTCTTCACCCGGGTTTGCATGAGCGTGCCGCCCCCTGCCTGCGTCAGAGGGACGGCCGCCTGGATGGCGAACTCGTCGCAGCCATCAGGCCTGCACAGTCCCCGGATGATGTCGGGACGGTCATAGGTCTGAGCGAAGGCTGGGGTTGCGAGCACGAGGGCAAGGGCAGCAAGAGGTCTGAGCATTGGTGGCCTTGGACTGACGATTGGTTAACGAAGTGTCGCTGCCGAAGTCGCGCAGGAATGTGACGATTTCGGGCCAAGCTGTGGGGTGCGTCCCTTGGTCCACCTGGTAGTGGTCCTTGTTGCCCCCCGTTTTGACAAGAAGTCTGCAACCATTGCTGGGATATGGTCCTCCCATCGGGAGGATCTCATGCGTGCAAACCACCGGCTGGGCCAGCTCTGGCTCGATGCACTGGCAACCGAACTCGGAGCCTCAGCCGGCACCATCGCGACCTACACCGACGATCTGAACTGCTACCTCGCCTGGCTCGATGAAATCGGTCTCGGCCTGAACGATGTCGGCGTAGAACATATTCGAGATTACATCGCTGCGCTCGATCGGCGCGGCTATGCCGGCTCGACGATCGCTCGGCGGATCACGGTGGCCCGCGGCTTGCACAAATTCCTGATCGCGGAGGAACTCGGCGCGCGTGATCCCACATCCCATTTGTCGAGCATGCGCCGGGCCTGGAAGCTGCCGTTCGTCTTGTCCATCGCCGAGACCGAGGCGCTCCTGGAGAGCGCCCATCGACTTGCCGCCGATTCCTCGGTCGGGCTGTACCGTCAGGCCGGCTATGCGAGAAGGGCAGCTTTGTTCGAGACGCTTTATGCCTCCGGCATGCGCATCAGCGAGGCTTTGTCGCTGACTGCCGATGCCGCGACGCCCGGAACCCGCATGCTCCTGGTGCGCGGCAAGGGCGACAAGCAGCGGCTCGTGCCCCTGCATGAACGGGCGATCACGGCCATTGCCCACTGGCAGAGGCTGGCCCGCGCGTACTCCGGCGGAGCGCCCTCCCCCTGGCTGTTCCACTCGGTGCGCAATGGGGCGAAGGCCTTGACCCGTCAGGCCGCCCTGCTGGACATCAAGGAGGCCGCTGTCGCCGCAGGGCTGGCGAGCCCCGAGCGCGTGTCGCCGCATGTGCTGCGCCATGCCTTTGCCACCCATATGCACTCGGGCGGGACTGACTTGCGCGTGCTGCAGGAGCTGCTGGGACATGCCGGCATCGAGACGACCCAAATCTACACCCATCTCGATACCTCCCGCCTCCATGCCATGGTCCGTGACCTTCATCCGCTCAACAGGCAGGATGGTTCGGAATGACCATGGAGTGCAGAATGGCCGAAGGGGCTGATGTTGACCTCCGGGGAAAACGATCGCTATGAAGCCACGACGAATGTTTCGCGTTGGCGAAATTCGAACCATCATCGTGGAAACCTTCACGGAAGCAAAAGCACGCAACAGTTTTGCCCACTAAACCCACTCCATTGAGAAAGCAAACCTATGGCAGAGCGGCCTGAGAAGACGGAAGAGCCTGAGACCGATGGCAAGGCCAGCACGCCCCAATTGGATCGGCTGGAGAAACTGGCCAATGCGGCTGCTACCGCTGAGCAGGCGAAGCAATGGCGAGCGCGTAAGAACGGCATGAGCCATCAAGAAGAACCGCCCGAAATCCGGGACCTCAGTCATGATGCGGAGGCCAGAGCTCAGGCAGAGGAAGCGATGCGCAGGATGATGGCGAAGCCGCAACGCAAGCGTCGTTGATGGTAACAATCTGGCAATCGCCGGCTCGAGCTAGCGCATTGTGCGGACCCAGCGGGCCGCGCGAGCGAAAGGTGGACCCGGTTTTCACGAGCGTGGCCCTTCGGGTCCGCTCCGAACGATGCGCCATCCGATGCTCCCTTTTTGGAGAGAGCGCATCGTTTTGGCGAAAAACCGGGGCCACTTTTCGCACGATGCGCTAGGATTCAGGCCCTTGAACCAGCGGGGTGCGGTTAAGGGCCTGTTAGGCCGCTGCTTGCCATGGTCCCGCCACCCTGTTCCTGCAGATGGCAGGAAGGCGTCACTTTAGGAGTTTCATGATGACCGATGCGAAAGCAGCCAAGAAGCCGAACCCTGCCCTGTCGAAGCCTCTACAGCCCTCGAATGCGCTGGCGGCCATCGTGGGTTCGGCTCCCCTGCCCCGCACGGAGGTGGTGAGCAAGGTATGGGAGTACATTAAGGCCAACAACCTTCAGAATCCCGCCAACAAGCGCGAAATCCTGGCAGATGACAAGCTGCAGGCCGTCTTCGGCGGTAAGAGCGCGGTCAGCATGTTCGAGATGAACAAGCACTTTGCTCAGCATCTCTCCTAAGGCTGAGAGACAGGGGCCTCGCTGACTGAAAGGGGCGTGGGACTTTTATCGAGCCCCTCGCCTGAACTCTGTCCGGGGTGTTGCCTCACGTAAAGATCTGACGCATCGTGCGAACCTGGCGGGCCGCACGAGCGAAACGTGGATCCGGTTTTCACGAGCGTGGCCCTTCGGGTCCGCTCGCAACGATGCGCTCTTTCCAAGAAGGGAGCATCGGATGCAACCCCAAAAGTGGATTCCACTTTTCGCCTCCGATGCTCCAGCTCAACGTTGCGGGTGACAGTGGCCGTAAGGTCATAAGTCCTATGAGGATTGCATTCCCGATGACTGTCGCCGAAGGACCCTGCCAGGGCGCTCGCCACTGGGCTTGCCATCGTGCCACACGACCTTGCCATTCACGAGAACTGTCTCGATTCCGCGCGACGCAGCGATGGGGCGATCATAGGTCGCGACCTCATCAACCGTTTCAGGATTCAGGATCACCAGATCGGCGAACGCACCCTCTCGAATGACGCCACGGTCAGGCAGGCCAAAATTTCTCGCTGTTAGTCCCGTCATTTTGTGAATCGCGGCCTCGAGGGAGAACAGTCCGCGCTTGCGGCTGTAGTGCCCGAGCACCCGCGGGAAAGTGCCCCAGAGCCGGGGATGGGGCTTCTCGTCATGGGGCAGTCCGTCCGATCCGATCATCGTCTGATCGAAGGCCAGAATGCGTTCCACGTCTCCCTCGTCCATGCGATAATAGACGGCACCGGCCGGCAGAAGGCGCCCGATCACTTCGTCCTGTGTTCCACCAATCTTCTTGATAATATCGGCCAGATCCCACCCCGCGAATTCGGGCAGGCCCTTAGACCAAGTGACCGTCACTCTCGTGGCATTCGCCGCCAGATGCGGGGCGAGGATCGTGGACGAAGCCGCGTAAGGATAGCAGTCGAGGCAAATCTCCTGGGTCGCCATCTGGCACTGGATGAGCTTGAGGGTCTCTGCCGAACGGCCAAAGTTCTTCGCACCCACCACTTTGTGGTGCGAGATGACGACTGGCACTCCGACATCCCGTCCGATTCGGAAGGTCTCGTTCAGAGACTCGACGACCATGTCTCCTTCGTCCCGCATATGCGTGCAGTAGAGGCCGCCGCGCTCCCGCAACGGCTGGCAGATTTCAATCACCTCCTCGGTTGGAGAGCCGATTGCGGGCGCGTAGGCGAGTCCTGTCGAAACGCCGATCGCTCCAGCTTCCAAAGCCTCGACGACCATCACCCGCATGGCCGCGATCTGCTCCGGACTGGCGGGTTGAGTCAGATCCTCCATGGTCGCGACGCGGAGCGTCGAATGACCGACCAGCATGGCGCAGTTGGTTGCGGCCGGATGCGCCTCCAGCTCGGCGACATAGGCGGCGAAGGTCGGGAAGCGATACCAACGGCCGCTCTCGTCCAGAAGGTTCAACGGCGGCGTGACCGGATCCGGAATGGAACGGGGCATCGGCGCGAGAGAGATCCCGCAATTGCCTCCGACGACGGTCGTCACGCCCTGGCTCACTTTAGGCGTCATCTCGGGGTCCGACAGCAATAGCCGGTCGTCATGCGTATGCGCATCGATGAAGCCGGGAGCGATCACGAGTCCCGCGGCATCGAAAGTCGTCTCGGCTGTCGCATCGTCTAATGGGCCGACATGAACGATGCGATCGGCCCTGATCGCCACGTCGCCCTCGAACCGATCGGCACCGGTTCCATCGACAATGGAAGCATTGTGAATAATCACGTCGTAGTGGTTGGTCATGAATCTGCCTTCGTTAGATATCGACAACGATGTCGTGATTGGGCCTTAACAAGCACCGCGGCTCAGGGGACGGAAGTTCTGGAAATCCCAATCTCGTCCTGGCGCAGCATCGATGAGAGTACGGGTGTAATCCTGTCTGGGCTCCGTCAGAACCTCTGCGGCTGGCCCCGCCTCGACGACCCGGCCCTTCTGCATTACCACGATGGTGTCGCAAATCTGGGCCGCGACGCGCAGATCGTGAGTGATGAACAGAACCCCGATTCCGATCCTTGTCCGTATCTCGTCCAGAAGCTTAAGGACCTGGGCCTGCACGGATACGTCGAGCGCGGAGACCGCCTCGTCGGCCACAAGGATGTCCGGCTCCAGAGCCAGTGCTCGCGCGATGCAGATGCGCTGGCGCTGACCACCGGAAAACTGATGGGGGTAGCGCTGCAAGGCGTCCTCATTCAAGCCGACCAGTCCAAGCAACTCGCGCGCCCTCGCCAAGGCTTGATGCCGATCCATACCGAAGTTGACGGGCCCTTCGATGATCGATTCGCCCACTCTCATCCGGGGGTTCATCGAACGATAGGGATCCTGAAAGACGATCTGGACACGCTGGCGCAATGGACGCAGCTGCCGTCCCGACGCCTTGGCGATATCCTGGCCATGAACCAGAACGCTTCCGGATGTCGGGTCCTGGAGCCGGACCACGCATCGCGCCACGGTCGACTTTCCCGACCCAGATTCACCAACGATCCCGACGATCTCGCCTCTGCGAAGCGTCAGATTGACATCCTGTGCCGCCGGAACCGAGTTTCCTCCTCCAAAGACCCGCCTCCCCGCATACGATTTGCTCAACGCCTTTACGTCGAGGACAATATCGCTCCCGAGCGCCGCCCTCGGCTTCGGCACGAGGCTTGGTACGGATGAGACCAGCATACGGGTATATGGCTCACGCGGGCGCGCGAGAATGTCGTTGCGCGTTCCAACCTCGATCACACGACCCCGGTTCATCACGACAATGCGATCTGCAATCTCGGCAACCACGCCGAAGTCGTGCGTGATGAACAGCACCGCGGTGTTGTGCTTTTTCTGAAGCTCGCTGATCAGGGCGAGAATCTGCTTCTGGGTGGTGACGTCGAGAGCGGTGGTCGGTTCGTCCGCGATCAGGATGCGCGGCTCCAGGATGAGTGCCATCGAGATCACGACGCGCTGCCGCTGCCCGCCCGACAACTGATGGGGATATGATTTGAAGATGCGCTCGACGTCCGGCATGTGGACAGCCTCGAGCATCTGCAGAATTCTGGCGCGCCTTTCCGTCCTGCCGAGCCTGCTGTGGATCCTCAGGACCTCGTCGATCTGTTCTCCCACCGTTTCGACAGGGTTGAGCGCCGTCATCGGCTCCTGAAAGATCATGGCGACCTTCGAGGCCCGAAGCTCGCGCAGACGTGCCGGGCTCGCCGCAAGAACGTCCTCGCCTTCGACGAGGATCCGGCCTCGGGCCGGGCGCAGAGCCCCGGGAGGCAAAAGCCCCATCGTGGCAAGCGAGGTCACCGATTTGCCAGACCCCGACTCCCCGACGACGCAAAGTGTCTCCCCAGAGCTTATGGTGAAGCTGACGTCCTCGAGCACACGGCGCCCCGCCGGGTCGCCGACAACGTCGATAGCGAGGCCATCGATCTCCAGAACAGGCGCGCTCGGACGAGCCGCAGCACCGGACATTCTTGGGTCAGAGGCACGTTCACTCATGATTTCTTCGCCATTTTCGGGTCGAGCATGTCTCTCACGACGTCGCCGAGCACGTTCACGCTCAGGAGTGTCGCGGCCAGCGCGATGCCAGGGTAAAGGATGAGCCCCGGCAAAAGCTGAAAATACATCCGGCCTTCGGACATCATGTTTCCCCATGAGGGAATTTCTGGCGGCAGCCCCGCTCCGAGGAAGCTCAGCGTCGCCTCCGTGAGGATGGCCGCAGCGAACACGTAGGTTCCCTGCACGATCAATGGCGCCATCGTGTTGGGGACCATGTGACGAAGGAGCAATGTCGGAACGCGGGTTCCTAGTGAAACGGCCGCTTCGACATAGGGCTCGGTCCGGACCGACAGAATGACGCTCCGGACGAGCCGTACGACTCGAGGGATCTCCGGGATCGTGATCGCCACCAGAACCGTCAGGATGGTCCCACCGGTCAGTGACACGAGTGCAATGGCGAGCAATATGCTGGGAATTGCCATGATGCCGTCCATGATACGCATGATGACGGTATCGGCTGCGCGAAAGTATCCGGCGACGACCCCGATCAGAAGGCCGAGCAGGACGCTCATGATCGTCGCTCCGGCACCGACGATCAGGGAAACGCGCGCTCCATAGACGACTCTCGAATAGATGTCCCGCCCATAGGCGTCGGTTCCAAGCCAATGCTCCGGGGAGGCTGCCCGCAGCCGGGAACCTGGATCGATAGCGACTGGGTCGCTTGTCCCGAGAAGCGGCGCAGCGAGAGCTGCCAGAACGATGATGCAGAGGATAGCAAAAGCGACAAGAACGGGGCCGCCCCTGAGCGTCGCGCCCAATTGCTTGGCAATGCCGG from Microvirga sp. TS319 includes the following:
- a CDS encoding SWIB/MDM2 domain-containing protein; this encodes MMTDAKAAKKPNPALSKPLQPSNALAAIVGSAPLPRTEVVSKVWEYIKANNLQNPANKREILADDKLQAVFGGKSAVSMFEMNKHFAQHLS
- a CDS encoding tyrosine recombinase, with the protein product MRANHRLGQLWLDALATELGASAGTIATYTDDLNCYLAWLDEIGLGLNDVGVEHIRDYIAALDRRGYAGSTIARRITVARGLHKFLIAEELGARDPTSHLSSMRRAWKLPFVLSIAETEALLESAHRLAADSSVGLYRQAGYARRAALFETLYASGMRISEALSLTADAATPGTRMLLVRGKGDKQRLVPLHERAITAIAHWQRLARAYSGGAPSPWLFHSVRNGAKALTRQAALLDIKEAAVAAGLASPERVSPHVLRHAFATHMHSGGTDLRVLQELLGHAGIETTQIYTHLDTSRLHAMVRDLHPLNRQDGSE
- a CDS encoding ABC transporter permease, which produces MRAIVNPVSAESSAAASGEPPVSATTPQASGIAKQLGATLRGGPVLVAFAILCIIVLAALAAPLLGTSDPVAIDPGSRLRAASPEHWLGTDAYGRDIYSRVVYGARVSLIVGAGATIMSVLLGLLIGVVAGYFRAADTVIMRIMDGIMAIPSILLAIALVSLTGGTILTVLVAITIPEIPRVVRLVRSVILSVRTEPYVEAAVSLGTRVPTLLLRHMVPNTMAPLIVQGTYVFAAAILTEATLSFLGAGLPPEIPSWGNMMSEGRMYFQLLPGLILYPGIALAATLLSVNVLGDVVRDMLDPKMAKKS
- a CDS encoding amidohydrolase family protein, which encodes MTNHYDVIIHNASIVDGTGADRFEGDVAIRADRIVHVGPLDDATAETTFDAAGLVIAPGFIDAHTHDDRLLLSDPEMTPKVSQGVTTVVGGNCGISLAPMPRSIPDPVTPPLNLLDESGRWYRFPTFAAYVAELEAHPAATNCAMLVGHSTLRVATMEDLTQPASPEQIAAMRVMVVEALEAGAIGVSTGLAYAPAIGSPTEEVIEICQPLRERGGLYCTHMRDEGDMVVESLNETFRIGRDVGVPVVISHHKVVGAKNFGRSAETLKLIQCQMATQEICLDCYPYAASSTILAPHLAANATRVTVTWSKGLPEFAGWDLADIIKKIGGTQDEVIGRLLPAGAVYYRMDEGDVERILAFDQTMIGSDGLPHDEKPHPRLWGTFPRVLGHYSRKRGLFSLEAAIHKMTGLTARNFGLPDRGVIREGAFADLVILNPETVDEVATYDRPIAASRGIETVLVNGKVVWHDGKPSGERPGRVLRRQSSGMQSS
- a CDS encoding ABC transporter ATP-binding protein, whose translation is MSERASDPRMSGAAARPSAPVLEIDGLAIDVVGDPAGRRVLEDVSFTISSGETLCVVGESGSGKSVTSLATMGLLPPGALRPARGRILVEGEDVLAASPARLRELRASKVAMIFQEPMTALNPVETVGEQIDEVLRIHSRLGRTERRARILQMLEAVHMPDVERIFKSYPHQLSGGQRQRVVISMALILEPRILIADEPTTALDVTTQKQILALISELQKKHNTAVLFITHDFGVVAEIADRIVVMNRGRVIEVGTRNDILARPREPYTRMLVSSVPSLVPKPRAALGSDIVLDVKALSKSYAGRRVFGGGNSVPAAQDVNLTLRRGEIVGIVGESGSGKSTVARCVVRLQDPTSGSVLVHGQDIAKASGRQLRPLRQRVQIVFQDPYRSMNPRMRVGESIIEGPVNFGMDRHQALARARELLGLVGLNEDALQRYPHQFSGGQRQRICIARALALEPDILVADEAVSALDVSVQAQVLKLLDEIRTRIGIGVLFITHDLRVAAQICDTIVVMQKGRVVEAGPAAEVLTEPRQDYTRTLIDAAPGRDWDFQNFRPLSRGAC